One Lycium barbarum isolate Lr01 chromosome 5, ASM1917538v2, whole genome shotgun sequence genomic window carries:
- the LOC132639335 gene encoding agamous-like MADS-box protein AGL80, whose amino-acid sequence MTSNSDESQRKAIRITSLSKQANDLSTLCDIPIALIIFSPGEISPTIWPNEDAAKVIVTRYLSNTETEKFKKLVKLETYLSSKLEEKENNIRKPEKRNKEKKIEITFNRLYEGKVNIFDLDDTEISELLNLSALAQDKLEERKKQLEQPSHTSQPPSLLSHFE is encoded by the coding sequence ATGACTAGCAATTCAGATGAAAGCCAAAGAAAAGCAATTAGAATAACTAGTTTGTCCAAACAAGCAAATGACTTGTCTACCTTATGTGACATACCTATTGCTCTAATAATTTTTAGTCCTGGAGAAATTAGCCCTACTATTTGGCCAAATGAGGATGCGGCTAAGGTTATAGTAACCAGGTATTTGAGTAACACAGAGACTGAAAAGTTTAAAAAGTTAGTTAAACTTGAAACCTACCTTTCTTCTAAATTGGAGGAGAAAGAAAATAATATTAGAAAACCCGAGAAAAgaaacaaagagaagaaaatagaaatCACGTTCAATCGATTATACGAGGGAAAGGTTAATATATTTGACCTTGATGATACAGAAAttagtgaattgttaaacttatCTGCTCTTGCACAGGATAAACTTGAAGAGAGGAAAAAGCAACTCGAGCAACCATCTCACACTTCTCAACCTCCATCACTTCTCTCTCATTTTGAGTAG
- the LOC132639336 gene encoding uncharacterized protein LOC132639336, producing MAPFEALYGRRCRSPIGWFEVGEAKFLGLDLVYHGIEKVKLIQERLRTAQSSQKSYTDMRSRDLEFQVDDLVFLKVSPKKVKDGITFKEIPVTIHDRQVCKLRAKEVVSVKVLWRSQEVEEATWEVKKT from the exons atggcaccatttgaagcctTGTATGgtcgaaggtgtagatcaccaattggatggtttgaagttggtgaagcaaaGTTTTTGGGACTAGATTTGGTCTATCatggaatagaaaaagtcaaATTGATTCAGGAACGTTTGAGGACGGCTCAGAGTAGCCAAAAGTCCTACACAGATATGCGGagtagagacttagagtttcaagtagATGATTTGGTGTTCTTAAAGGTTTCACCTAAGAAAG ttaaggatggcatAACCTTCAAAGAAATCCCTGTGACTATTCATGATCGTCAAGTTTGCAAGCTGAGGGCTAAGGAAGTAGTCTCAGTAAAGGTGTTATGGAGGAGTCAGGAAGTCGAAGAGGCTACGTGGGAagtgaagaagacatga
- the LOC132639337 gene encoding uncharacterized protein LOC132639337, with protein MRFGQKGKLSPQYIGPYEVLERVGPVAYKLALPLELDRIHNVFHVSMLRRYRSDPSHILPVESIEVSPELTYEEEPIPILAHETKELRNKKIPLVKVIRRNYSGKEAIWEREKDMRIQYPHLFGD; from the coding sequence ATGAGATTTGGCCAAAAAGGAAAACTTAGTCCTCAATATATTGGACCATACGAAGTACTTGAGAGAGTTGGCCCAGTTGCATATAAACTAGCTCTTCCACTGGAGTTAGATAggatccataatgtcttccatgtttctatgcttagaAGATATCGCTCAGATCCATCTCATATTCTTCCTGTTGAATCCATTGAGGTCAGTCCTGAGTTGACATACGAAGAGGAACCTATCCCAATCTTGGCGCATGAGACAAAAGAGCTTAGAAACAAGAAAATACCATTAGTAAAAGTCATTCGGAGAAATTATTCTGGCAAAGAGGCTATCTGGGAGCGAGAAAAGGATATGCGAATTCAATATCCCCATTTGTTTGGAGACTAG